A single Cannabis sativa cultivar Pink pepper isolate KNU-18-1 chromosome 7, ASM2916894v1, whole genome shotgun sequence DNA region contains:
- the LOC115697291 gene encoding ethylene response sensor 1, producing MESCDCIDTQWPPDELLVKYQYISDVLIALAYFSIPLELIYFVQKSAFFPYRWVLMQFGAFIVLCGATHFINLWTFSMHSKAVAVVMTIAKISCAIVSCATALMLVHIIPDLLSVKRREQFLKDKAEELDREMGLILTQEETGRHVRMLTHEIRSTLNRDTILKTTLVELGRTLGLEECALWMPSRSGQDLQLSHTLNFHIQVGSYVPINTPIVNEVFNSVRAMRIPYTCPLARIRPLVGRYVPPEVVAVRVPLLHLSNFQINDWPDLSGRNYAIMVLTLPTDSARQWRDHELELVDVVADQVAVALSHAAILEESMRSRDQLMSQNVALKSAQQEAEIAIHARNDFLAVMNNEMRTPMHAIIALSSLLLETDLTPEQRVMIETVLKSSNLLATLINDVLDLSRLEDGSLKLDIGTLNLHGVLGEVINLIKPIASVKRLQLNLIQSPDLPVYAVGDEKRLMQTILNIVGNAVKFTKEGYISIIASVGKPESLRELRPSEFFPLSSDGHFFLRIQVKDSGCGIHQQDKPHLFTKFVQPQSGSGRTANSGAGLGLAICKRFVNLMGGHIWIDSEGVDKGTTSSFIVKLGICNNPNDSSINVQIGEVAIPMNINQCS from the exons ATGGAGTCTTGTGACTGCATTGACACACAGTGGCCCCCTGATGAACTTTTGGTGAAATATCAGTATATATCAGATGTGCTAATTGCACTTGCATATTTCTCTATTCCCCTGGAGCTTATATATTTCGTCCAAAAATCAGCATTCTTTCCATACAGATGGGTGCTCATGCAGTTTGGCGCTTTTATTGTTCTTTGTGGAGCAACCCACTTCATAAACTTGTGGACATTCTCTATGCACTCTAAAGCAGTTGCTGTGGTGATGACCATTGCCAAGATTTCATGTGCCATTGTTTCCTGTGCAACTGCTTTGATGCTTGTTCACATTATACCAGATTTGTTAAGCGTTAAAAGGCGGGAACAATTTCTCAAAGACAAGGCTGAAGAACTTGATAGGGAGATGGGTCTTATTCTTACTCAAGAGGAAACTGGAAGGCATGTTAGAATGTTGACTCATGAAATTAGAAGCACACTAAATAGAGATACAATATTGAAAACCACCCTTGTTGAGCTTGGGAGGACTTTAGGTCTGGAGGAATGTGCATTATGGATGCCATCAAGAAGTGGTCAGGATCTACAGCTTTCTCATACTCTAAACTTTCACATACAAGTTGGTTCCTATGTCCCAATAAACACTCCAATAGTCAATGAAGTTTTCAACAGTGTTCGAGCAATGCGTATACCATATACCTGCCCACTTGCCAGAATTCGGCCTCTTGTGGGAAGATATGTGCCCCCTGAGGTTGTGGCTGTGCGGGTACCACTTCTACATCTTtccaatttccaaattaatgATTGGCCTGACCTTTCTGGAAGAAACTATGCGATCATGGTTTTGACTCTCCCTACAGATAGTGCTAGACAATGGCGAGACCATGAATTGGAGTtggttgatgttgttgctgatcag GTAGCTGTTGCTCTTTCCCATGCTGCTATTCTGGAAGAGTCTATGAGGTCTCGTGATCAGCTTATGTCCCAGAATGTTGCTTTGAAATCAGCTCAACAAGAAGCAGAGATAGCGATTCATGCTCGGAATGATTTCCTTGCTGTCATGAACAATGAAATGCGGACGCCAATGCATGCAATTATTGCACTGTCTTCACTTCTTTTAGAGACAGACCTAACTCCAGAGCAAAGGGTTATGATAGAGACTGTACTAAAGAGTAGTAACCTTTTGGCAACACTTATTAATGATGTTCTGGATCTTTCGAGACTCGAAGACGGTAGCCTAAAGTTAGATATTGGAACATTGAACCTTCATGGGGTGCTTGGAGAG GTTATTAATTTGATCAAACCTATTGCTTCGGTCAAAAGATTACAACTGAATTTGATTCAATCCCCGGATTTGCCAGTCTATGCTGTTGGTGACGAAAAGCGTCTTATGCAAACTATTCTAAATATTGTTGGTAATGCTGTTAAGTTCACAAAGGAGGGTTACATTTCAATTATAGCTTCTGTTGGAAAACCAGAATCTTTAAGAGAGTTGCGACCTTCTGAATTCTTTCCCTTGTCCAGTGATGGTCATTTCTTCTTACGAATTCAG GTTAAGGATTCTGGCTGTGGTATTCACCAGCAAGATAAACCCCATTTATTCACCAAGTTTGTACAGCCTCAAAGTGGATCTGGTCGGACTGCTAATAGTGGTGCTGGCCTTGGGCTTGCCATTTGTAAACG gttCGTTAATCTCATGGGAGGTCATATTTGGATCGATAGTGAGGGAGTTGACAAAGGGACCACATCTTCGTTTATTGTAAAACTTGGCATTTGCAATAATCCAAATGACTCATCCATAAATGTTCAAATCGGAGAAGTGGCAATCCCAATGAACATTAACCAATGCTCATAG